From a region of the Helianthus annuus cultivar XRQ/B chromosome 5, HanXRQr2.0-SUNRISE, whole genome shotgun sequence genome:
- the LOC110940458 gene encoding nuclear pore complex protein NUP1 has translation MENNTPSSSAPPISAGTGGKFRKPPVSRNRPSTPYDRPPSLPTASYKSNDDDGGGWLSKLVVTPARRFIASSATRILPALFSKSEPSVADEYDYDSSDDEDVDETVNALGDAKPTLELVIASSSRDTGPSNERDKLKGISDNANIHLDKSSGDIDQIVNMLKGKQLTRDESNRLMEILKSKLVDDSNAELDHQIPSMGKQYDVETPMPHLQSNIQDEVAASPIDLAKAYMGSQASELGFNTHSNVSTDRREHEPSNLFPSKPHSFTPSSKSSTCWPGAMVQDHRAYLTPQTQRSRHGLHSFPRTPYSRTKPKLNQLQGNTRSSNTSLTTLQQSHTPNPRQMKTSSDVTNGGYGSVGPIRRIRNKLTSEPHSEGPRTFSSAQIASSSNAPRSFVPVFKKKF, from the exons ATGGAGAACAATACGCCGTCCTCCTCGGCGCCACCGATCTCCGCCGGTACCGGCGGTAAATTCCGAAAACCTCCGGTATCAAGGAACCGTCCGTCAACTCCTTACGACCGTCCTCCGTCACTGCCTACTGCTAGTTACAAATCGAACGACGATGACGGTGGTGGTTGGTTGTCGAAGCTTGTTGTCACTCCTGCTCGCCGTTTCATTGCCAGTAGCGCCACCAGAATACTTCCGGCCTTGTTTTCTAAATCGGAACCTTCAGTTGCCGACGAGTATGACTATGATTCGTCTG ATGATGAAGATGTAGATGAAACTGTAAATGCACTTGGTGATGCTAAACCTACTTTGGAG CTTGTAATAGCCAGTTCAAGTAGAGATACAGGCCCTAGTAATGAAAGGGATAAATTGAAGGGGATCTCAGATAATGCCAATATTCATCTCGATAAATCTAGTGGTGACATCGATCAAATTGTGAATATGCTAAAAGGGAAACAGTTGACTCG GGATGAAAGCAATCGTTTGATGGAGATATTGAAATCTAAATTGGTTGATGATTCTAATGCTGAGTTGGATCATCAAATCCCGTCTATGGGGAAGCAATATGATGTGGAAACCCCAATGCCTCATTTGCAATCAAAT ATACAAGATGAAGTTGCTGCTTCACCAATAGATCTTGCTAAAGCTTATATGGGAAGTCAGGCATCAGAATTAGGTTTTAATACTCACAGTAACGTATCAACAGATCGTAGGGAACATGAACCCAGTAATCTTTTTCCTTCAAAACCACATTCCTTCACACCGTCATCAAAATCATCCACTTGTTGGCCCGGTGCCATGGTACAAGATCACCGTGCTTATTTGACCCCACAAACTCAAAGAAGCAGACATGGGCTTCATAGTTTCCCACGAACGCCGTATTCTAGAACCAAGCCAAAA CTGAACCAGTTACAAGGGAATACCAGGTCTTCTAATACGTCTCTGACCACATTACAACAATCACACACTCCTAATCCTCGGCAG ATGAAGACAAGTAGTGATGTCACCAATGGTGGGTATGGATCAGTGGGTCCTATTCGTCGTATTCGGAACAAGCTTACCTCTGAACCTCACTCGGAAGGACCTAGAACTTTTTCTTCTGCTCAAATTGCCTCTTCCTCTAATGCTCCTAGAAGCTTTGTGCCTGTATTTAAAAAGAAGTTTTAA